The sequence below is a genomic window from Dryobates pubescens isolate bDryPub1 chromosome 17, bDryPub1.pri, whole genome shotgun sequence.
ggggcagtggatggaaactgcagcacaggaggttccacctcaccaggaggaggaacttcttcactgtgaggtcccagagccctggagcaggctgcccagagaggttgtggagtctccttctctggagcctttccagccccatctggatgtgttcctgtgtgacctgtgctgggttctctgctcctgctctggcaggggcttggacttggggatctccaggggtcccttcccacccctagcatcctgtgagcctgtgaacctTGGTAGATGTGGAGGAGGTTTGGAGGAACTTTGGCTGATGTAGAGAAAGTTTGGAGGATCCAAGGGGTGAGATCCCAATGGGGTTTGGGAGGTgtgggggtgcccctgctgccaggagccagtTCCAAGGCTCTGGTGGTTTTCCATCCTGTTGGTGTTTGCTCTGCTGGCACCGCCCTGCCCCAGGTTATTTGCCTTGCTTTGTGTACAGCAATGCCATGtcccagccacagctgcaggaaacGTCCTCAGGTGCTCACCTTGCTGGCTTGGACACCCCTgacttcagggatggggacaaggaGCACAGGGTGCTCACTGCACaacacagcccctgccctcatGTTCCAGCCCCGCTACTACACCACCATCCTGTCTTCAGGATGAATAaagaggtggctcagggaggttgtggctgcctcctccttggagctgttcgaggccaggctggatgtggctgtgagcaacctgggctggtgggaggtgtccctgcccatggcagggggttggaacaagatcatagaaccacagaactgtcagggctggaagggagctcagggctcagccagccccaaccccctgccatgggcagggacacctcacaccacagcaggttgctcacagccacctccagcctggctgcaaacacctccaggcaggaggcttccaccacctccctgggcagcctgtgccaggctctcaccaccctcctggggaacaacttcttcctaacatccaagctgaatctccccacttctagttttgctccatcccccccagtcctatcactggatggtcttggaggtcccttccagccaaccccttctatgattctatgaaatcaacCTGCAAGGCTACAGCTCTGCCACACAAGGTGTGGAGTCCTCAGGCTCGCTGGTTCCCTGTGGCCAATTTCTACTCAGgttcataaattcatagaatcacagagtggtttgggttgggaccttgaagatcatccagttccaacctccccctgcatgggcagggacacctcacactaggcctaggttgctgaaggcctcatccagcctggccttgaacacttctagggaggGAGCCTCCACTGCAGGGCACACTCTGTGTGTGAGCCGTAGCcactgcagccaagcagcagcaggaacctCCATGAAGGATGGGACAATGCCAACAAGTGCATGGTTTGGTTTGAATTTTATTCTGGACCTGGCTGTGTCAGGGACATTGCTCTGGCAAAGCCCCACAGAGTCCCAAGTGAATGGATCCCCTCTGGGGAGCAGCTTGAGCCCCTCCCaaccttctcctgtgttttcagcTCCATCCAAGCAGTGGAAGGGGTCTTCCAGGGAGGgcttctgctgggggctgctctggcccagtggctgctctgctctctgggcagcctgggaagaaggggaaggacCCCAGCCCTTGCTTCGCCCCACCACtgggtgtttgggaagagcctgggctgtggctgctcaccGCTGGAAGGAAGTTAAAGatcctgggtgacaggttggcctgatgatctttgagatcttttccaaccttattgattctctgatcttCCTGCAGCTCATCCCCTCAGTGCTGGCACTGTGATGGGTGAAGGGTGCTGGGACAACCCCAATCCTTTTCTTTGCCAGGGGTCACACTTAACCTGGGTTTCTCTGATCCTGAGGTGTGGCTGCTCTTCCAGACACCACCTGAGCAACCTCCCCTTGGCTTTCTCATGAAATTTCCAGCTGATTCCTTATCCTGGCAAGACATCTCATTTGCAGTTTTAGTTTTCCCCACTGCTCAGCCTGTCCTTTGAAGGAGAGGATCTGCTCtgagctcccagccagcagccggCACGGGGGAAAAGACTTTCCATCAAGGACTTCTTGGGCTTCAAGGAGACTGCAGTTATCTTTGGCTTTTAGACCTCAAACTCTGTCCTTTTGTTCTCCCTGgtgtgttgggttgggttaggtttggggctttttctcccttctcaagTAACAGAACTGGTTTTGTGCTGGAGGAAGCAGCAACTGCCTCCTGTGCTCCAAGTGCAGCAAGGGCTGGGGAGTGCTGCCGAACCCTCCCTGCGTGGAGGCGACCCGAAAAGAAATCCTCATGAAGCAAGGCAGACTTCAAAGCCTTGAGTGTCACTTCTCATCTCCATTAAGTCTCTTCTCCTACAGTTGGGTTTCTCAGCTTCCTATGAACTCTTCCAGCAGTTCAGGCTCAGGTTTTCATCCATAAGGACAGCAAGTAGGGGGTGGGGGAATAAAAGGACCACAACCCCGAGAGAGCTGTTGGGGTCCAGCCTAGGACCTGAAGAaaccttggtttggtttttgccccactctgctggagctgcacctTCTGACATCATCCAACACCTGAGTGTTGGGTTTGCAAGGGTAAAAAGAAATCCTTGCTGCTGAATCCCAGACTGCTCAAAACCCATGGAGGAAGAACAGCCAGGAGAAAGCATCTGGGGGGAAGTTTGGTCTGAAAGGCTCAGAATGGTGATGCTGTAGGCAATGGAGGGCACCCAAGGAATGTGTTTTGCCTGCTGGGGaagttccttcagccacccaCTTTGCCCCAGTGATTAGTATCAGTTTTCCCCATGGAGAGGAGGGTTTCTCTGAGAGCAAAGTGATTGTTCTGGTTAGAAGTTCAAAGGCCAGCATTATCCAGAGGGGACTAAGGCTTTTCCAGGAGGGAACAGGGTGTCTGGTGGTGGGCTGCAGCCATGCTGGAGGGGGTTACATTCTTCTTCTTTGGGACAATCCTGCACGTGGGCATCATCCTCAGGCACTGGGGGTGCCGCCTCGCAGCCGGGGAGgaagtttgggggttgttttggcagggggaggagaggggtctggagctgcACCTCCATCACTTCTGTGCCAGTTTAGCGATGAGAGCTTTCCACTCCGCCCTCTTCTGCGTGATGTAGGAGGGCGTGAGGAGCGGCAGCGGAGCCTTGACCCTGTCCTCGTAGTGGAGGCGGCACACGGCCTCGGCGCAGCAGATGACGTACATGCCGCAGTCGTAGCTGTTCCTCTGGGCGGGCACCATCTCCTCCACCAGGATCAGCTTGCCCGCCCTCGTGCTGACGAAGAACTCCACCATCTCCGCCACCTGCCTGGCGTGGGCGGCGTTGTAGGTGCCGTGGGAGTCGAAGTGCCCGAAGCACTCCTTGTCCCTGTAGTAAACCAGCAGGCTCCAGTGGGTGCCCCCAGCCAGCTGGCTGGAGTTGTCGTTGATGGGGAAGAACACCAGCCTCTTGCTGCGGAGGTCCAGCGGCTGCAGGAACTCGCCGACCTCCTCGCGGCTCTCGGCGCACTTGATGAACTGCGCCACCTCGGGGCTGATGAAGCACAGCTCGTGCTCGAAGGCTTCGAACTCCTTGCTGGCGAAGTACTCGAAGGCGAAGCCGATGATGCGGTCGTTGATCCAGTTAGGAGGGTCCAGCAAGGCCACGTCTGACTGCCTCAGCAAACTGTCCATGTAGCTGAGAACCACAGGGTCCTCCATCCTAGGCGAGGTCCCGGCCATGGTGCTCCAAGGAGGCTCCCAAAGCTGAAAAGACAGAGGGGTTACAGGGGTGAGGTGGCGCCCGGCAGGAGATGCGGTGCGGCAAACACCTCGAGGTCCTCGGCAACCGTTTATGAAAGGGCCAAAAAATGTTGGGCAGCAGCTAGGAGAAAAATGGGAGAGGCAACCTTGCTCCACCAAGTCAGTGAAGAAGGTGGAAGAGAAGTGACTCCAgagcacaggctcacaggaggttaggggttggaagagaccttagggatcatagagtccaagcccctgccagagcaggagcatggaacccagcacaggtcacacaggaacacatccagctggggctggaaaggctccagagcaggagactccacaacctctctgggcagcctgccccagggctctgggacctcacagtgcagaagttcctcctcctgttgaggtggaacctcctgtgctggagtttccatccattgctccttgtcctatcccagggtgcagctgagcagagcctctcccctccctcttgacctccagccctcagatatttgtaaacatttattagatcccctctcagtcttctccagactaaatagcctctgcagcctgtgaagaAGACCATAGTGAAGCAGGTTgttccctgcagcccatggagaagAGGATAGTGAAGCAGgttgtccctctgcagcccatgAAGGATGGCAGTGGAGAtctccacctgcagcccaggaggatcCCATGTTGCAGCAGGTGGCTATGCACTGAAGGAAGCTGCAGGCCCCAGAGGAGTCCATGCAGGAGCAGGATTTGTGGCAGGAAGCAAACAGGCTACAGCAGGATgctcctgaatcacagaatgtcaggtgttggaagggacctctgaagatcaaggcaggttcacctaaagaaggtcaccCAGAAACACCccaaggtgggttttgaatgtcttcagagatggagactccactgaGGGACTGGGCAAGCAAAAGCACAGCCTTCCCAGGTAGATGTttgggccatgaggatgagcagagggctggagcacctctcctatgaggacagagggagttggagctgttaagactggagaagagaaggctctgaggagactttcttgtggccttccagtatctgaagggggccacatgaaagctggggagggacttttgagggtgtcagggagtgataggaccagg
It includes:
- the SENP8 gene encoding sentrin-specific protease 8; its protein translation is MAGTSPRMEDPVVLSYMDSLLRQSDVALLDPPNWINDRIIGFAFEYFASKEFEAFEHELCFISPEVAQFIKCAESREEVGEFLQPLDLRSKRLVFFPINDNSSQLAGGTHWSLLVYYRDKECFGHFDSHGTYNAAHARQVAEMVEFFVSTRAGKLILVEEMVPAQRNSYDCGMYVICCAEAVCRLHYEDRVKAPLPLLTPSYITQKRAEWKALIAKLAQK